In the genome of Pelagibacterium nitratireducens, one region contains:
- a CDS encoding LysR family transcriptional regulator, protein MLDWDKLRIFHVAAESGSFTHSAEKLGMSQSAVSRQISALEEDLGLKLFIRHARGLVLTEVGEQLFRTAHRMAWELQSVQAQMTESQDVPTGPLLVTTTVGFGSTWLTKRIHEFVTLYPTIQLEIKLNDAELDLAMREADVAIRLHRPNQSEMIQRKLFTVHFHIYASESYLAENGTPGSIEDLDGHKIITFGEPSPSYLGDVNFLERIGRPDNSPRRTTLKVNAIYGMMQACRQGIGIAMLPDYITEEEPSLRRVLDDIDLPEFETYFVYPPALKSSKRVGVFRDFLVDKARDWQY, encoded by the coding sequence ATGCTCGACTGGGACAAGCTGCGCATATTCCATGTCGCCGCCGAATCGGGAAGCTTTACCCATTCGGCCGAAAAGCTTGGAATGTCCCAGTCCGCCGTTTCCCGCCAGATTTCGGCGCTGGAGGAAGACCTCGGCCTCAAACTCTTCATCCGTCATGCCCGCGGTCTCGTCCTTACCGAGGTGGGTGAACAGCTTTTTCGCACCGCCCATCGCATGGCCTGGGAGCTCCAGTCGGTTCAGGCCCAGATGACCGAAAGCCAGGACGTACCCACCGGGCCCCTTCTGGTCACCACCACCGTTGGGTTCGGCTCGACCTGGCTGACCAAGCGTATCCACGAATTCGTGACGCTCTATCCAACCATCCAGCTCGAAATCAAACTCAACGACGCCGAACTCGATCTGGCCATGCGCGAGGCCGACGTGGCCATACGCCTGCACCGGCCCAATCAGTCCGAAATGATCCAGCGCAAGCTGTTCACCGTCCACTTCCACATCTACGCCTCCGAAAGCTATCTTGCCGAAAACGGTACTCCGGGATCGATCGAAGACCTTGATGGCCACAAGATCATCACCTTTGGCGAACCCTCGCCCTCCTATCTGGGCGATGTGAACTTTCTCGAGCGAATCGGGCGCCCCGACAACTCGCCCCGGCGGACCACGCTGAAGGTCAACGCCATCTACGGCATGATGCAGGCTTGCCGTCAGGGAATCGGCATCGCGATGCTTCCCGACTACATCACCGAGGAAGAGCCAAGCCTGAGGCGGGTTCTGGACGATATCGACCTTCCCGAGTTCGAGACCTATTTCGTCTATCCTCCGGCCCTCAAGAGCTCCAAGCGCGTCGGGGTGTTCCGCGACTTTCTCGTCGACAAGGCCCGCGACTGGCAATATTAG
- the trxB gene encoding thioredoxin-disulfide reductase, translated as MHAKTIIIGSGPAGYTAAIYAARAMLEPLMIAGIQPGGQLTITTDVENYPGFADPIQGPWLVEQMRAQAEHMGTKIENDLIVDVDFNIRPFRLTGDSGKTYTADSVVIATGAQAKWLGLPTEEKFKGFGVSACATCDGFFYRDKTVLVIGGGNTAVEEALFLTNFASKVIIAHRRDQFSAEKIMQQRLFKHPKIEVRWNTVLDEVKGDNMPPSVRGAVLRDVTNDETHEIEVDGIFVAIGHAPATEIFNGKLEMKHGGYIVTAPDSTATSVPGVFAAGDVTDDIYRQAVTAAGMGCMAALEAERYLAAHEMAEAAE; from the coding sequence ATGCACGCCAAGACCATAATCATCGGCTCGGGTCCGGCCGGCTATACGGCCGCCATCTACGCCGCCCGCGCCATGCTTGAACCGCTCATGATCGCCGGCATCCAGCCGGGCGGTCAGCTCACCATTACAACCGACGTCGAAAATTATCCCGGCTTCGCCGATCCCATCCAGGGGCCATGGCTGGTCGAACAGATGCGCGCCCAGGCCGAACACATGGGCACGAAAATCGAAAACGATCTGATCGTCGACGTCGATTTCAACATCCGCCCCTTCCGCCTCACCGGCGACAGCGGCAAGACCTACACCGCAGATAGCGTGGTGATCGCCACCGGCGCCCAGGCCAAATGGCTCGGCCTTCCGACCGAGGAAAAATTCAAGGGCTTCGGCGTCTCGGCCTGCGCCACCTGCGATGGATTTTTCTACCGCGACAAGACGGTCCTGGTGATCGGCGGCGGCAATACCGCTGTCGAGGAAGCGCTGTTTCTGACCAATTTCGCCTCCAAGGTCATCATCGCCCATCGCCGCGACCAGTTCAGCGCCGAAAAGATCATGCAGCAGCGCCTGTTCAAGCACCCCAAGATCGAGGTGCGCTGGAACACGGTGCTCGACGAGGTCAAGGGCGACAACATGCCCCCCTCGGTGCGCGGCGCCGTCCTGCGCGACGTTACGAACGACGAGACCCACGAAATCGAGGTCGACGGCATTTTCGTTGCCATCGGCCACGCTCCTGCCACCGAGATTTTCAACGGTAAGCTCGAGATGAAGCATGGCGGCTACATCGTCACCGCGCCCGACAGCACCGCAACCTCGGTGCCCGGGGTGTTCGCGGCGGGCGATGTGACCGACGATATCTACCGCCAGGCCGTAACGGCCGCCGGCATGGGCTGCATGGCCGCGCTCGAAGCCGAACGCTATCTCGCGGCCCATGAAATGGCCGAAGCCGCCGAATAA
- the greA gene encoding transcription elongation factor GreA, whose protein sequence is MDKVPMTVAGHAALQAELERRAGVERRAIIDAISEARAHGDLSENAEYHAAKEQQSHNEGRIMEIESMLAMAEVVDVSKLSGSTVKFGATVTMVDEDTDEEKTYQIVGDAEADASAGRISISSPIARALIGKSVGDSIEVTAPGGARGYEILKIVFI, encoded by the coding sequence ATGGACAAGGTCCCCATGACAGTGGCGGGACACGCCGCACTCCAAGCCGAACTCGAACGCCGCGCCGGCGTCGAACGCCGCGCGATCATTGACGCGATTTCCGAAGCGCGCGCCCATGGCGACCTTTCCGAGAACGCCGAATATCACGCGGCCAAGGAACAGCAGAGCCACAATGAAGGTCGCATCATGGAGATTGAATCCATGCTGGCCATGGCCGAAGTGGTGGACGTTTCCAAGCTTTCGGGCTCGACCGTCAAGTTCGGCGCGACCGTGACAATGGTCGACGAGGACACCGACGAGGAAAAGACCTACCAGATCGTGGGCGATGCCGAAGCCGATGCCTCGGCCGGCCGCATTTCGATTTCCTCGCCCATTGCCCGCGCCCTGATCGGCAAGTCGGTGGGCGATTCGATTGAAGTGACCGCTCCGGGCGGCGCGCGCGGCTACGAAATCCTCAAGATTGTCTTCATTTGA